From the genome of Methylomonas sp. UP202, one region includes:
- a CDS encoding Hsp20/alpha crystallin family protein codes for MSSLSSFSQRGLFDELFRDISPGYLVRPLHGDPLPSQIKVDIKENPNEFIVEAELAGASKDNIHVRIEGNVVGISADISQIDSQSNEDKLLRSERYYGQVSRSFQLPVDIDQTASKAKYDNGVLTLTLVKSKAKSGQRLTVE; via the coding sequence ATGAGCAGTTTGAGTTCATTCAGTCAACGCGGTTTATTCGACGAGTTGTTTCGGGATATTAGTCCCGGCTATCTGGTGCGGCCGTTGCACGGCGATCCCCTGCCTAGCCAGATCAAAGTCGACATTAAGGAAAATCCGAACGAATTCATCGTCGAAGCCGAACTGGCCGGCGCCAGCAAGGACAACATCCACGTCCGTATCGAAGGCAACGTGGTCGGTATCAGCGCCGACATCAGTCAGATCGACAGCCAGTCCAACGAAGATAAGCTTCTGCGCAGCGAACGCTATTACGGTCAGGTTTCGCGCAGCTTTCAGTTGCCGGTCGATATCGATCAGACCGCCAGCAAGGCCAAATACGATAACGGCGTATTGACACTGACCCTGGTAAAAAGCAAGGCCAAGAGCGGCCAGCGCTTGACGGTAGAGTGA
- a CDS encoding WHG domain-containing protein yields the protein MARRSEHSQEQIKEMVLAAAETIVVEDGFNALTVRKIAMEIGYTVGSIYMVFANMSDLIIHLKARTLDELAEHLAACPADGDPGERLMKLADIYLDFAAKHFNRWRMIFDMQSEEVPPDWYQQKIEYMFDIVESLIRQLHAGTDAESERRAARALWSGVHGISILALTGHGQPSGIDSARASVSLLVSTFIRGWRVA from the coding sequence ATGGCTAGAAGAAGCGAACACAGTCAGGAGCAAATCAAGGAAATGGTTTTGGCCGCCGCCGAAACCATCGTCGTGGAGGACGGCTTCAATGCGTTGACGGTCAGAAAAATCGCGATGGAGATAGGCTACACGGTTGGCAGCATTTACATGGTGTTCGCCAATATGAGCGATCTGATCATTCACCTGAAAGCGAGGACACTGGACGAGTTGGCCGAGCATCTGGCGGCCTGTCCGGCCGACGGCGATCCTGGCGAACGTTTGATGAAACTGGCGGATATTTACTTGGATTTCGCCGCCAAGCATTTCAACCGCTGGCGGATGATATTCGATATGCAGAGCGAAGAAGTGCCACCGGATTGGTATCAACAAAAAATCGAGTATATGTTCGATATCGTCGAAAGCTTGATACGGCAACTGCATGCCGGTACCGACGCGGAATCCGAGCGGCGAGCGGCGCGCGCGTTGTGGAGTGGGGTCCACGGCATCAGTATATTGGCGCTGACCGGGCATGGCCAACCGTCCGGGATCGACTCGGCCCGGGCGTCGGTGTCGCTGTTGGTGTCGACGTTTATTCGGGGTTGGCGGGTGGCGTAG
- a CDS encoding class I SAM-dependent methyltransferase: protein MPDIPCPLCGAAHSAEFHRDRNRDYRRCGRCRLVYVPVSQHLSQDAEKAIYDLHRNQTDDPGYRCFLSRLAAPLQERLAPGASGLDFGCGPGPALAAMLSEAGHAVKLYDPIYAAHPALLLRQYDFIVCTEVVEHFRRPAEEFERIFGMLRPGGYLGLMTKLVIDAAAFARWHYKNDLTHVGFYSRDTLTWLADRYDCGIEFVAADAIILRRNPDRYSD from the coding sequence ATGCCAGATATTCCCTGCCCGCTTTGCGGCGCCGCTCATTCCGCCGAATTTCATCGCGACCGTAACCGCGACTATCGGCGTTGCGGTCGATGTCGCCTGGTCTACGTGCCTGTCAGCCAGCATTTATCGCAGGATGCCGAGAAAGCGATTTACGATTTGCATCGGAACCAAACGGACGACCCCGGTTATCGTTGTTTCCTGTCGCGCTTGGCCGCGCCGTTGCAAGAACGCTTGGCGCCCGGCGCTAGCGGCCTGGACTTCGGCTGCGGCCCCGGTCCGGCCTTGGCGGCAATGCTAAGCGAAGCCGGCCACGCGGTGAAGCTATACGATCCGATTTACGCCGCGCACCCGGCCTTGTTGTTACGCCAATACGATTTCATTGTCTGCACCGAAGTGGTCGAACATTTTCGGCGGCCGGCAGAGGAGTTCGAACGAATATTCGGCATGTTAAGGCCTGGCGGCTATCTGGGACTGATGACCAAACTGGTCATTGACGCCGCCGCCTTCGCGCGCTGGCACTATAAGAACGATCTCACCCATGTCGGCTTTTATTCTCGAGACACCTTGACTTGGTTGGCGGACCGTTATGACTGCGGCATCGAATTCGTGGCCGCCGACGCCATCATTCTGCGTCGCAATCCCGACCGTTACAGCGATTGA
- the lplT gene encoding lysophospholipid transporter LplT, producing the protein MNKSIYPLLVAQFLSAFADNAILFTVIAMVMQADHPPPWYVPALQSVFLVAFVVLAPWVGGLADRHPKARILIVANLIKAGGAGLLLLQVEPLLAYCLVGVGAALYSPAKYGILPELAGHAGLVKANSWIEGSTILAILTGMTVGARLADYSVYWALASTIALFLISAATTLFLPAGLRKPIPEGSKILLFFREVREFLASPRSRFAVLGASLFWAAAAAVRVIVIAWAPAVLLMHNASDIADLTLFLAIGIVAGAALVPRLIPLEHLRRARLPAYAMGLLIVALSFTDAVWPARAVLFLMGTAGGMFIVPINAALQEIGQQGIGSGGAVAMQNFFQNLAMLIAVGGYTAAAAEANQPAIALIVLGGLLMAATFVVVRHLPETTPPANPE; encoded by the coding sequence ATGAATAAATCTATCTACCCGCTGTTGGTCGCCCAATTTTTGTCCGCGTTCGCCGACAACGCCATCTTGTTTACCGTTATCGCGATGGTAATGCAAGCCGACCATCCGCCGCCGTGGTATGTCCCGGCGCTGCAAAGTGTGTTTCTGGTAGCGTTCGTGGTGCTGGCGCCCTGGGTCGGCGGCCTCGCCGACCGACATCCCAAGGCCAGAATCCTGATCGTTGCCAATCTGATCAAGGCTGGCGGAGCCGGTTTACTGTTATTGCAGGTCGAACCGCTGCTGGCCTATTGTCTGGTCGGAGTTGGCGCGGCGCTATACAGCCCCGCCAAATACGGGATATTGCCGGAACTGGCTGGCCACGCCGGTTTGGTCAAAGCCAACAGCTGGATAGAAGGTTCGACGATACTGGCGATTCTGACCGGTATGACGGTCGGCGCCAGACTGGCCGATTATTCGGTGTATTGGGCGCTGGCCTCGACGATCGCGCTGTTTCTGATCTCGGCCGCGACCACGTTATTTTTGCCGGCCGGGCTGCGCAAGCCGATTCCGGAGGGGTCGAAGATATTGCTGTTTTTCCGCGAGGTCCGCGAGTTTCTGGCGTCGCCGCGTTCGCGCTTCGCGGTTCTCGGCGCATCGCTATTCTGGGCCGCCGCCGCCGCGGTACGGGTGATCGTCATCGCCTGGGCGCCGGCGGTATTGCTGATGCATAACGCCAGCGACATCGCCGATTTGACCTTGTTTTTGGCAATCGGCATCGTTGCCGGCGCGGCCTTGGTACCGCGCCTGATTCCGCTGGAACATCTGCGCCGAGCCAGACTGCCGGCATACGCGATGGGTTTGCTGATCGTAGCCTTGAGCTTTACCGACGCAGTTTGGCCGGCACGCGCGGTGTTGTTTTTAATGGGTACCGCCGGTGGGATGTTCATTGTCCCGATCAACGCGGCTTTGCAGGAAATCGGTCAGCAAGGCATCGGCAGCGGCGGCGCGGTGGCGATGCAGAATTTCTTTCAGAACCTGGCGATGTTGATCGCGGTCGGCGGTTATACCGCCGCGGCGGCCGAAGCAAACCAGCCGGCCATTGCCCTGATCGTGCTCGGTGGATTGTTGATGGCTGCTACCTTCGTCGTGGTCCGGCATTTGCCTGAGACTACGCCACCCGCCAACCCCGAATAA
- a CDS encoding AMP-binding protein, translating into MLKIVLRWLMTLVFKVKVNGLEHYAQAGKRVLIISNHTSFLDPLLLGVFLPDDITFAINTQISQQWWLKPFLRLSTVFPMDPTHPLSLKALIHHLQHDTRTVIFPEGRITVTGSLMKIYDGTGMVADKSGATILPIRIDGAEYTHFSKLRNIVRLRWFPRITLQILPPTRIDTHGAVTGKARRKYSGHILADIMTEMMFASSHYRQTIFSALLEARTIHGGKHRVAEDLDRKPLNYDALVTRSIIVGKLLRNISASGDQVGVLLPNSAKTLCVILGLQLYGRVPAMLNYSIGATGMKSACRTGVVKTVVSSRRFIELAHLQTEAQVLSEQVNLVYLEDLAAGVNAFAKIIGFIQAKTADYWYDHRRCSPDDAAVVLFTSGSEGEPKGVVLSHGNIIANHKQLKARINFNPQDVVLNFLPMFHSFGFTVGTMLPVLNGMTTFFYPSPLHYSVIPEIAYDIGATIMFGTNTFLAAYAKKAHAYDFYNMRYVVAGAEKLQESTRHLWMDKFGIRILEGYGATETAPVTSVNTPMDYKAGSVGRFMPDMLYKLEPVEGIEHGGKLHVSGPNIMKGYLLPTNPGILVPPASVYGDGWYDTGDIVQVDDEGFIHIQGRSKRFAKISGEMVSLTAVEQLAGQAWPDGHHAVVALPDPKKGEQLVLLTNVKLATPKALAAASPGVAAINLPKKVMIVEHIPILGTGKTDYPGATQLAAEWLNAANTDDGDDA; encoded by the coding sequence ATGTTAAAGATTGTTTTACGCTGGCTAATGACGCTGGTCTTCAAGGTGAAGGTCAATGGTTTGGAGCACTACGCCCAAGCCGGCAAACGGGTGCTGATTATCTCCAATCACACTTCTTTTCTCGATCCGTTGTTACTTGGCGTGTTTTTGCCGGACGACATCACTTTCGCGATCAATACCCAAATTTCCCAACAATGGTGGCTGAAACCGTTTTTAAGGTTATCAACGGTCTTTCCGATGGACCCAACCCATCCGCTGTCGTTGAAGGCGCTGATTCATCATTTGCAACACGACACCCGCACGGTCATTTTTCCGGAAGGCCGTATCACCGTGACCGGCTCGCTGATGAAAATCTACGACGGTACCGGCATGGTCGCCGACAAATCCGGCGCGACGATTTTGCCGATCCGAATCGACGGCGCCGAGTACACCCATTTTTCCAAGCTACGCAATATCGTGCGCTTGCGCTGGTTTCCGCGCATCACGCTGCAAATTCTGCCGCCGACCCGGATAGACACCCACGGCGCGGTGACCGGCAAAGCCCGCCGAAAATACAGCGGCCATATTTTGGCCGACATCATGACCGAAATGATGTTCGCCAGCAGTCACTACCGGCAAACCATTTTTTCGGCGTTGTTGGAGGCCAGAACGATACACGGTGGTAAACATCGGGTAGCCGAAGACCTGGATCGCAAACCGCTGAATTACGATGCTTTGGTGACCCGTAGCATTATTGTCGGCAAACTGTTGCGCAATATCAGCGCTAGCGGCGATCAGGTGGGTGTACTGCTGCCGAATTCGGCAAAAACTCTGTGCGTGATTCTAGGTTTACAACTGTATGGCCGAGTTCCGGCGATGTTGAATTACTCAATCGGCGCGACGGGTATGAAGTCGGCGTGCCGGACCGGGGTCGTCAAAACCGTGGTTAGCTCGCGGCGCTTTATCGAACTGGCCCACTTGCAAACCGAAGCACAGGTTTTGTCCGAGCAGGTGAATCTGGTGTATTTGGAAGATTTGGCGGCCGGCGTGAATGCCTTTGCCAAAATCATCGGTTTTATCCAAGCCAAGACCGCCGACTATTGGTACGATCACCGCCGCTGCAGTCCGGACGATGCCGCCGTGGTCCTGTTTACGTCCGGTTCCGAGGGCGAGCCGAAAGGCGTTGTGTTGTCGCACGGCAATATTATCGCCAATCACAAACAGTTAAAGGCCAGGATCAATTTCAATCCGCAAGACGTGGTGTTGAATTTTCTGCCGATGTTTCATTCCTTCGGCTTCACGGTCGGCACCATGCTGCCGGTGTTGAACGGGATGACTACATTTTTCTATCCGTCGCCGCTGCATTACAGCGTGATTCCGGAAATCGCCTACGACATCGGTGCGACCATCATGTTCGGCACCAATACCTTTTTGGCGGCTTATGCCAAGAAAGCCCACGCCTATGATTTCTATAACATGCGTTACGTCGTGGCCGGCGCCGAAAAATTGCAGGAAAGCACCCGCCATTTGTGGATGGACAAATTCGGCATTCGGATATTGGAAGGCTACGGCGCCACCGAAACCGCGCCGGTGACCTCGGTCAACACGCCTATGGACTACAAAGCGGGTAGTGTCGGCCGTTTCATGCCCGACATGCTCTACAAGCTGGAGCCGGTGGAAGGCATAGAGCACGGCGGTAAACTGCATGTCAGCGGCCCCAACATCATGAAAGGCTATCTGCTACCGACCAATCCCGGCATCCTGGTACCACCGGCCTCGGTCTACGGCGACGGTTGGTACGATACAGGCGACATCGTGCAAGTGGACGACGAAGGCTTCATCCACATTCAAGGGCGCAGCAAACGTTTCGCCAAAATCAGCGGCGAGATGGTGTCGCTGACCGCGGTCGAGCAACTGGCCGGTCAGGCCTGGCCGGACGGCCATCATGCCGTGGTCGCCCTGCCCGATCCGAAAAAAGGCGAGCAACTGGTATTGCTGACCAACGTCAAGCTGGCGACGCCCAAAGCCCTAGCGGCCGCCTCGCCCGGCGTGGCGGCAATCAATCTGCCGAAAAAAGTCATGATCGTCGAACACATTCCGATATTGGGAACCGGCAAAACCGATTACCCCGGCGCGACCCAATTGGCAGCCGAGTGGTTAAACGCCGCAAACACCGACGACGGCGACGACGCCTGA
- a CDS encoding NUDIX domain-containing protein produces MHHELLAVVDQDDQVVDHLPRGVIHAQGLRHRAVHILVFNRQGELFLQKRSMLKDLNKGLWDSSAAGHVDAGEDYETAAPRELMEELGVNADLQALFKLAPTQDLGMEFIQVYRCRHNGPFQLAETEIDDGIWLTSDAVSERVERDDPTLTVTFKIIWRRYRGQGRTA; encoded by the coding sequence ATGCATCACGAATTACTGGCGGTTGTCGACCAGGACGACCAAGTCGTCGACCATTTACCGCGCGGTGTGATTCACGCCCAAGGGCTACGCCACCGCGCGGTGCATATTTTAGTCTTTAACCGACAAGGCGAACTGTTTTTGCAAAAACGCTCGATGTTGAAAGACTTGAACAAGGGACTCTGGGACAGTTCGGCGGCCGGCCATGTCGATGCCGGCGAGGACTACGAAACCGCCGCGCCGCGCGAGCTGATGGAAGAATTGGGCGTCAACGCCGACCTGCAAGCACTGTTCAAATTAGCACCGACACAGGACTTGGGTATGGAATTCATCCAGGTGTACCGTTGCCGTCACAACGGTCCATTCCAGTTGGCGGAAACCGAAATCGACGACGGCATCTGGCTAACGTCCGACGCCGTCAGCGAACGGGTCGAACGCGACGATCCGACCCTGACCGTCACGTTCAAAATTATCTGGCGCCGCTATCGCGGGCAGGGCCGCACGGCTTAG
- a CDS encoding ecdysteroid 22-kinase family protein — protein sequence MSTRPDIVLAKPEHLSRQWAQRIVDQHVSAARVADVCVDSVNVGTSTRWRITVQHDAQAEVPSRWFIKTPSLAWRSRLITALPRLLHKEVSFYKALAPSLPVRLPKILAAQTRWGGSTLVMADLAEFGHRAGQSGEALTAEQAVQVVDNLARFHGRFWGNAHLLREHRWLNGFSQQIEHQMGTVLAVPLMKRGLRRAGGLVPTRLHGTALNYARNRRRITQSLSSGTKTLIHHDCHPGNLFWTSSGPGFLDWQLVRAGEGIGDLAYFMATALTPEVRRAHERSLLQRYLGALSEQGIDQLDESGLLRRYRAHLLYPFEAMVVTLAIGGLMDAEPNLEMIRRASAAVDDHDSYAALDLR from the coding sequence GTGAGCACGCGGCCCGATATAGTCCTGGCTAAGCCCGAACATTTGTCCCGACAATGGGCGCAGCGAATCGTTGATCAACACGTGTCGGCGGCCAGAGTCGCCGACGTCTGCGTCGATTCGGTCAATGTCGGTACCTCGACCCGCTGGCGGATTACCGTGCAACACGATGCCCAAGCGGAGGTGCCGTCGCGCTGGTTTATCAAAACGCCGTCGCTGGCCTGGCGTTCCAGGCTGATCACCGCCCTGCCTCGGTTGTTGCACAAGGAAGTCAGTTTTTATAAGGCGCTGGCGCCGTCCTTGCCGGTGAGATTGCCTAAAATCCTGGCCGCCCAAACGCGCTGGGGCGGCAGTACGCTGGTGATGGCGGATCTGGCCGAGTTCGGCCACAGGGCCGGTCAATCCGGCGAGGCCTTGACGGCGGAACAGGCCGTGCAAGTCGTCGACAATCTGGCGCGTTTTCACGGACGATTTTGGGGGAACGCCCATTTGCTGCGGGAGCACCGCTGGCTCAACGGCTTCAGTCAGCAAATCGAGCATCAAATGGGTACGGTTCTGGCGGTACCGCTGATGAAGCGGGGACTGCGGAGGGCCGGCGGATTGGTGCCGACCCGCTTGCACGGCACAGCGCTGAACTATGCCCGCAATCGCCGCCGGATTACGCAATCCCTCAGCAGCGGCACCAAAACCCTGATTCACCACGATTGTCATCCAGGCAACTTGTTCTGGACCTCGTCGGGTCCGGGGTTCCTCGACTGGCAGTTGGTCAGGGCCGGCGAAGGGATAGGCGATCTAGCCTACTTTATGGCGACCGCGCTGACTCCCGAAGTGCGACGCGCGCACGAACGGTCACTATTGCAGCGCTATCTCGGCGCGCTGTCCGAACAAGGCATCGATCAGCTCGACGAATCGGGCTTGCTGCGACGCTATCGTGCCCATCTACTCTATCCTTTCGAAGCGATGGTCGTGACCTTGGCGATCGGCGGTCTGATGGACGCCGAGCCCAATCTGGAAATGATCCGCCGGGCATCCGCCGCCGTCGACGACCACGACAGCTACGCCGCGCTGGACTTGCGCTAG
- the dmeF gene encoding CDF family Co(II)/Ni(II) efflux transporter DmeF, translated as MHVHQLSRWEHPHNFARINRKGERRTKWVLLLTFTTMLVEIGAGMQFHSIALQADGWHMATHVVAFMITIFAYRYTRLHQFDNTFAFSPAKVGVLGGFASSIALAMVALAMTAESVERLMMPQTIRFDEAIIVAAVGLGINLLSALLLRDHHDHRHHDHDDHDHSHSHDHHQDHNLRAAYLHVMADALTSVLAMVALLAGKYYGWVWLDAAMGFVGALVILIWSYGLVGETAPVLLDQSIATGFLDSIRGELEADGETKVSDLHVWRLSANHCAAIVGVVTQFPQSPAYYKTRLAGFSQLDHVTVEVNRCNGRDCDAE; from the coding sequence ATGCATGTACATCAATTAAGTCGTTGGGAGCATCCGCACAACTTCGCCAGAATCAACCGTAAGGGTGAGCGGCGGACCAAATGGGTGTTGTTGTTGACGTTTACGACGATGTTGGTTGAGATCGGCGCGGGCATGCAATTTCATTCGATCGCGTTGCAGGCCGATGGTTGGCACATGGCAACCCATGTGGTCGCTTTCATGATCACCATCTTTGCCTATCGTTACACCCGGCTGCACCAATTCGACAATACCTTTGCGTTCAGTCCGGCGAAAGTTGGGGTGCTTGGCGGATTTGCCAGTTCGATCGCGTTGGCGATGGTGGCCTTGGCGATGACCGCCGAGTCGGTCGAAAGGCTGATGATGCCGCAAACGATACGCTTCGACGAAGCCATTATCGTGGCTGCGGTGGGGCTGGGTATCAACTTGTTGAGCGCGCTGTTGCTGCGCGATCACCACGATCATCGCCACCACGATCATGACGATCACGACCACAGCCATTCTCACGATCACCACCAAGACCATAATCTACGGGCCGCCTATCTGCATGTGATGGCCGACGCGTTGACGTCGGTGCTAGCGATGGTCGCGCTGCTCGCCGGCAAATACTACGGTTGGGTCTGGCTGGATGCGGCGATGGGCTTCGTCGGCGCGTTGGTCATCCTGATTTGGTCTTACGGACTGGTCGGCGAGACGGCGCCGGTGTTGCTGGATCAGAGTATAGCAACCGGTTTTTTGGACAGTATTCGCGGTGAACTGGAGGCCGACGGCGAAACCAAGGTCAGCGATCTGCACGTTTGGCGACTCAGCGCCAATCATTGCGCGGCCATTGTCGGCGTCGTCACGCAATTCCCTCAGTCGCCAGCGTATTACAAAACCCGCTTGGCCGGCTTCTCCCAATTGGACCATGTCACGGTCGAAGTCAATCGCTGTAACGGTCGGGATTGCGACGCAGAATGA
- the xseA gene encoding exodeoxyribonuclease VII large subunit, whose protein sequence is MANPSVFTVSQLNREAKRLLAQHFLTVQVQGEISNLSLPASGHAYFTLKDAQAQVRCAMFKGQQSTLRFKPANGLQVLVSAQVSLYEPRGDYQLVVERMEAAGEGALRQAFEQLKVKLSAEGLFDSDRKQPLPLIPARIGVITSPSGAAIRDILTVLKRRFPAIPVVIYPVAVQGEAAQFEISAALAAANRDAAVDLVILARGGGSLEDLWAFNEERVARAIAASRLPVIVGVGHETDVTIADFVADLRAPTPSAAAEHAVPEQAAWLYAFTDAERRLTRLMQLKLSSSRQQLAWREKALQAQHPGEKLHRNAQRLDELERRLAHAQQRRLSQQRQHWLQVEARLKQAQPTAALERYRNRLEFLEQRLAAAMNRKLADLAQRQAAAGATLHAVSPLATLQRGYAIVQRHGETAIIKSAADLAVGDWLDIRLASGQVVSEVKRLTRDVA, encoded by the coding sequence ATGGCCAATCCGTCCGTTTTTACCGTCAGCCAGCTCAACCGCGAAGCCAAACGCTTGCTAGCGCAGCATTTCCTAACCGTACAAGTACAGGGCGAAATATCCAACCTCAGCCTGCCGGCTTCGGGTCACGCCTATTTCACGTTGAAAGACGCGCAGGCCCAGGTACGCTGCGCGATGTTCAAGGGCCAGCAATCGACGCTGCGGTTCAAGCCGGCCAACGGTCTGCAAGTGCTGGTGTCCGCCCAAGTCAGCCTGTACGAGCCGCGCGGCGATTACCAACTGGTCGTCGAGCGGATGGAGGCGGCCGGTGAAGGTGCGTTGCGGCAGGCTTTCGAACAATTGAAAGTCAAGCTGTCCGCGGAAGGCTTGTTCGACAGCGACCGTAAACAACCGTTACCGCTGATTCCAGCCCGGATAGGCGTTATCACTTCGCCGAGCGGCGCGGCGATCCGCGACATCCTGACGGTCCTGAAGCGGCGCTTTCCGGCGATTCCGGTGGTGATTTATCCGGTCGCGGTGCAAGGCGAGGCCGCGCAATTCGAAATCAGCGCCGCACTGGCGGCGGCCAATCGCGATGCGGCGGTGGACCTTGTGATTCTGGCGCGCGGCGGCGGTTCGCTGGAGGATTTGTGGGCGTTCAACGAAGAACGCGTGGCTCGGGCGATCGCCGCCAGCCGCTTACCGGTGATCGTCGGCGTCGGCCATGAAACCGACGTCACGATAGCCGACTTCGTTGCCGACCTGCGCGCACCGACACCGTCGGCCGCCGCCGAACACGCCGTACCGGAACAAGCCGCTTGGCTATATGCCTTTACCGACGCGGAACGGCGCTTGACGCGACTAATGCAACTGAAACTGAGCAGCTCTCGGCAACAGCTGGCTTGGCGCGAAAAAGCCTTGCAGGCTCAGCACCCCGGCGAAAAACTTCATCGCAACGCCCAACGCTTGGACGAACTGGAGCGCCGTCTGGCCCACGCTCAGCAGCGCCGGCTTAGCCAGCAGCGTCAACACTGGTTGCAAGTCGAGGCTCGCCTGAAACAGGCCCAGCCCACCGCCGCATTGGAACGCTACCGGAATCGCTTGGAATTTCTGGAGCAACGACTGGCTGCGGCGATGAACCGTAAACTGGCAGACCTGGCCCAACGCCAAGCGGCGGCAGGCGCCACCCTGCACGCGGTTAGCCCGCTGGCAACCTTGCAGCGCGGCTACGCGATCGTCCAACGTCACGGCGAAACGGCAATCATTAAATCGGCCGCGGATCTGGCGGTCGGCGATTGGTTGGACATCCGTCTGGCGAGCGGACAAGTGGTCAGCGAGGTCAAACGGCTTACACGGGACGTGGCCTAG